In Trifolium pratense cultivar HEN17-A07 linkage group LG7, ARS_RC_1.1, whole genome shotgun sequence, a genomic segment contains:
- the LOC123897158 gene encoding uncharacterized protein LOC123897158, with protein sequence MELLKKLLFAACLILSVTIDGTKADTLVTGTVICDQCKDGQRSLFDYPVNGAKVTLSCSDSNGEITMSREETTNWFGSYTMRFDGAPDLGGCSAHVSGSNNRQGGSMSCGEGAGPAQNPRLMFRMFDMEMYAVDPLLAQPPQPMQYCSASSNPSPPPILAPPVSPPPPPPHFVLPPTPQLPPLPPLGPLPPGIFAQASACPSKMWTMPEYECYWRGVNRDTKVAVAFGMVAARRYGTDMTLWYGLKGRGDPYRTLLREGVTALLNSYNSIQFSYHPLGVVTHMNLALMGSTRDVLHTALHFMRANSGAGNVSCKFTSCN encoded by the exons ATGGAGTTGCTAAAGAAACTCTTGTTTGCAGCATGTCTTATTCTTTCAGTCACCATTGATGGAACAAAGGCAGATACCTTGGTCACTGGTACTGTCATTTGTGACCAATGTAAAGATGGCCAGAGATCCCTTTTTGATTATCCTGTTAATG GTGCAAAAGTAACTCTGTCATGCAGTGACAGCAATGGTGAAATAACAATGTCAAGAGAAGAAACAACAAATTGGTTTGGGAGTTATACAATGAGGTTTGATGGTGCACCAGACTTAGGTGGTTGTTCTGCACATGTTTCGGGAAGTAATAATAGACAAGGTGGATCAATGAGTTGTGGTGAAGGTGCTGGTCCTGCTCAAAATCCTAGACTCATGTTTAGGATGTTTGACATGGAGATGTATGCTGTGGATCCTCTCCTTGCTCAACCTCCTCAACCTATGCAATACTGTTCAGCATCTTCCAATCCATCCCCACCACCAATATTGGCACCACCCgtttctcctcctcctcctcctccacatTTTGTTCTACCCCCAACGCCACAACTTCCACCACTACCTCCACTAGGACCACTGCCACCAGGGATTTTCGCACAAGCTTCAGCTTGTCCGTCAAA GATGTGGACAATGCCCGAATACGAATGCTATTGGAGAGGTGTGAACAGGGACACTAAAGTAGCAGTAGCTTTTGGAATGGTTGCGGCAAGGAGATATGGAACAGATATGACTTTGTGGTATGGATTGAAAGGGAGAGGAGATCCTTATAGGACTCTATTGAGAGAAGGGGTCACTGCACTTCTTAACTCATATAACAGCATCCAATTCTCATACCATCCACTTGGTGTAGTCACACACATGAATTTGGCATTGATGGGCTCAACTAGGGATGTCCTCCACACTGCTTTACACTTCATGAGGGCTAATTCTGGGGCTGGAAATGTTTCATGCAAATTCACTTCTTGCAATTAA
- the LOC123899629 gene encoding uncharacterized protein LOC123899629, translating to MDTYDGSSDPDEHIENLEALLEYRNVRGSIKCKLFPTTPRKGAMTWYKSLPPGSIDSWSKLCARFKAHFTPSRRHPKTEATLEAIIQGETESLRSYLERFTKAAVEVKIEEMIKLYLLDRGLRRDSDFAKVVGIEEPRTLDALFEKAQKYISYEVKQVAIDLRRPKGHEKSKSYEKDEAGTSRRGNERRKEDKIKDSKPPRGKFTGYTLLNAPREKILAEVVAADFKKAGIHFPKQLPAKAHTDKTKFCRYHKSHGLVTEDCVHLKDAIEILIQKRYARKYVQDGEQVQ from the coding sequence ATGGACACATATGATGGTTCCTCAGACCCTGACGAGCACATCGAAAATTTggaagctctcctcgagtacaggAATGTACGAGGATCTATCAAGTGTAAGTTGTTCCCAACCACTCCAAGGAAAGGAGCAATGACTTGGTACAAAAGCTTACCACCAGGATCTATCGACTCTTGGTCAAAACTTTGCGCTCGCTTCAAAGCGCACTTCACTCCTTCTCGACGTCATCCAAAGACGGAGGCAACGCTCGAAGCAATCATACAGGGTGAAACTGAGTCATTAAGGTCTTACCTAGAGCGTTTCACCAAAGCTGCTGTCGAGgtgaaaattgaagaaatgaTTAAGCTATACTTGTTGGATAGAGGGCTTCGTCGAGATAGCGATTTCGCCAAAGTTGTAGGCATCGAGGAGCCACGAACCCTCGACGCTTTATTTGAAAAGGCTCAGAAATACATTTCCTACGAAGTAAAGCAAGTGGCCATCGACCTCAGAAGGCCTAAAGGTCATGAGAAATCAAAAAGCTATGAAAAAGATgaagctggaacctcgcgaagaggAAATGAAAGGAGAAAAGAGGATAAGATCAAAGATTCTAAACCTCCACGAGGCAAGTTCACCGGATATACTCTATTGAACGCTCCTAGAGAGAAAATCCTCGCCGAAGTCGTTGCTGCAGACTTCAAGAAAGCTGGGATCCATTTCCCAAAGCAGTTGCCCGCCAAAGCGCATACcgacaaaacaaaattttgtcgCTATCACAAAAGTCATGGGCTTGTGACTGAAGATTGTGTCCATCTAAAGGACGCAATCGAAATCTTAATTCAGAAAAGATACGCCCGAAAATACGTCCAAGATGGCGAGCAAGTCCAATAG